One genomic segment of Actinoplanes ianthinogenes includes these proteins:
- a CDS encoding DUF7144 family membrane protein yields the protein MTTSNTSYARPQQSPWVGMVLFSGVLLILLGAFQVIDGLVTLFRDDIKQATADHLAIPINFTAWGWTHLILGALTVLVGIGVLRGNTFARAAAVLLAMVSTFANLVYLPVYPFWCSIVVALNIICIYAIVAHGRELRA from the coding sequence ATGACTACTTCGAACACCAGTTACGCCCGGCCGCAGCAGTCGCCGTGGGTGGGCATGGTCCTCTTCTCCGGCGTGCTGCTGATCCTGCTCGGCGCCTTCCAGGTGATCGACGGCCTGGTCACGCTGTTCCGCGACGACATCAAGCAGGCCACCGCCGACCACCTGGCCATCCCGATCAACTTCACCGCCTGGGGCTGGACGCATCTGATCCTGGGCGCGCTCACCGTTCTGGTCGGGATCGGGGTGCTGCGCGGCAACACCTTCGCCCGCGCGGCCGCCGTCCTGCTCGCGATGGTCAGCACCTTCGCGAACCTGGTGTACCTGCCGGTCTACCCGTTCTGGTGCAGCATCGTCGTGGCGCTGAACATCATCTGCATCTACGCGATCGTGGCGCACGGCCGTGAGCTGCGCGCCTGA